One window of Streptomyces sp. SUK 48 genomic DNA carries:
- a CDS encoding right-handed parallel beta-helix repeat-containing protein: MAQGTVQVTHTGTSRWRRRTGEYPSLAAALEAAADGDVLTIAPGTYRENLVIQRAVTLRGPDGSPGSVRIAPVDGVPLTVRASAVVHDLHVEGQDAAAPALLVEEGTPELMDVRIVTRSAVGVEVRGAARPTVRRLTVDNPAGIGIAVLDGGSGVFEECEIVAAGQAGVAVRGGGHPRLDRCRVHHTSGTGFTVTGENSALEAVGCEIYEVRGSGVQVTQRATAQLTDCDVHRTTADGVTLDTDAVLTLADCRIHDIPENAVDLRSRSVLTLTRTTVRQFGRNGLSVWDPGTRVDANQCEIFDSTGDYPAVWVSDGATAVLDSCRVHDVPDALFVLDRGSRVDVVDSDLSQVRNTAVSVSDGATAQLDDCRIRDAATGAWFRDHGSGGTLDNCTVDGTQTGVIVTKGADPTIERCTVDSPAEAGFYVSAGGRGSFLNCRVTGSGGYGFHVIDGCRTTLRRCRTERCARGGYEFAEGGPDAGSGSGPVVEDCTSDESGGLRPPATRETAVQSVSHSPGLLGSIPGQRGIDQEPSVTAAEPVEPPRTSKDVLGELDALVGLESVKREVRALTDMIEVGRRRQRAGLKAASVKRHLVFTGSPGTGKTTVARLYGEILASLGVLDKGHLVEVSRVDLVGEHIGSTAIRTQEAFQRAHGGVLFIDEAYALSPQDAGRDFGKEAIDTLVKLMEDQRDAVVVIVAGYTAEMERFLSVNPGVASRFSRTITFGDYGPQELLRIVEQQADEHEYSLAPGTAEALVTYFTTLPKGPAFGNGRTARQTFEAMVERHASRVAQIPDPTTDDLTLLYPEDLPEQP, encoded by the coding sequence ATGGCACAGGGCACGGTCCAGGTGACGCACACCGGCACCTCGCGGTGGCGGCGCCGCACGGGTGAGTACCCCTCGCTCGCCGCCGCCCTGGAGGCCGCCGCCGACGGCGACGTCCTCACCATCGCCCCCGGTACCTACCGGGAGAACCTGGTGATCCAGCGGGCGGTGACGCTGCGCGGGCCGGACGGCTCGCCCGGATCGGTGCGGATCGCGCCGGTGGACGGGGTGCCGCTGACCGTGCGGGCCTCGGCCGTGGTGCACGACCTGCATGTGGAGGGCCAGGACGCGGCGGCCCCCGCGCTGCTGGTCGAGGAGGGCACGCCCGAGCTGATGGACGTGCGGATCGTGACCCGCTCGGCCGTCGGCGTGGAGGTGCGCGGCGCGGCCCGGCCGACCGTGCGCCGGCTCACCGTGGACAACCCGGCCGGTATCGGCATCGCCGTGCTCGACGGCGGCAGCGGGGTGTTCGAGGAGTGCGAGATCGTGGCGGCCGGGCAGGCGGGCGTGGCGGTCCGCGGCGGCGGCCATCCGCGCCTGGACCGCTGCCGGGTGCACCACACCTCGGGCACCGGGTTCACCGTGACCGGGGAGAACTCCGCGCTGGAGGCGGTCGGTTGCGAGATCTACGAGGTCCGCGGCTCCGGGGTGCAGGTCACCCAGCGGGCCACCGCGCAGCTGACCGACTGCGATGTGCACCGCACCACCGCCGACGGCGTCACGCTGGACACGGACGCGGTGCTCACCCTGGCGGACTGCCGGATCCACGACATCCCGGAGAACGCGGTCGATCTGCGCTCGCGTTCGGTGCTCACGCTGACCCGGACGACGGTCCGGCAGTTCGGGCGCAACGGGCTGTCGGTGTGGGACCCGGGCACCCGGGTGGACGCCAACCAGTGCGAGATCTTCGACAGCACCGGTGACTACCCGGCGGTGTGGGTGAGCGACGGCGCCACCGCGGTGCTGGACTCCTGCCGGGTGCACGACGTGCCGGACGCGCTGTTCGTGCTGGACCGCGGTTCGCGCGTGGACGTGGTGGACAGCGATCTGTCCCAGGTGCGCAACACGGCCGTGTCGGTGAGCGACGGGGCGACCGCGCAGCTGGACGACTGCCGGATCCGGGACGCGGCGACCGGCGCCTGGTTCCGGGACCACGGCAGCGGCGGCACGCTCGACAACTGCACCGTGGACGGCACCCAGACCGGTGTGATCGTCACCAAGGGCGCCGACCCGACCATCGAGCGCTGCACCGTCGACTCCCCCGCCGAGGCCGGTTTCTACGTCTCCGCGGGCGGCCGGGGCAGCTTCCTGAACTGCCGGGTCACCGGGAGCGGCGGCTACGGCTTCCATGTGATCGACGGCTGCCGCACCACGCTGCGCAGATGCCGCACCGAGCGCTGTGCGCGCGGGGGTTACGAGTTCGCCGAGGGCGGCCCGGACGCCGGTTCGGGTTCGGGCCCGGTGGTGGAGGACTGCACCAGCGACGAGAGCGGCGGCCTGCGGCCTCCGGCGACGCGGGAGACGGCCGTGCAGTCGGTGTCGCACTCCCCCGGGCTGCTCGGCTCGATCCCCGGGCAGCGCGGCATCGATCAGGAACCGTCGGTCACCGCGGCGGAGCCGGTGGAGCCGCCGCGTACGTCGAAGGACGTGCTCGGTGAACTCGACGCGCTGGTGGGCCTGGAGAGCGTCAAGCGCGAGGTGCGGGCGCTGACCGACATGATCGAGGTGGGCCGGCGCCGGCAGCGGGCGGGCCTGAAGGCCGCGTCCGTCAAGCGGCATCTGGTCTTCACCGGTTCCCCCGGCACCGGCAAGACGACGGTCGCCCGGCTCTACGGCGAGATCCTCGCCTCCCTCGGGGTGCTGGACAAGGGCCATCTGGTCGAGGTGTCCCGGGTCGACCTGGTCGGCGAGCACATCGGCTCCACCGCGATCCGCACCCAGGAGGCGTTCCAGCGGGCGCACGGCGGGGTGCTGTTCATCGACGAGGCGTACGCGCTGTCACCGCAGGACGCCGGGCGGGACTTCGGCAAGGAGGCCATCGACACGCTGGTGAAGCTGATGGAGGACCAGCGGGACGCGGTGGTGGTGATCGTCGCCGGGTACACGGCGGAGATGGAGCGCTTCCTCTCGGTCAACCCCGGTGTGGCGTCCCGCTTCTCCCGCACCATCACCTTCGGCGACTACGGCCCGCAGGAGCTGCTGCGGATCGTGGAGCAGCAGGCCGACGAGCACGAGTACAGCCTCGCGCCGGGCACCGCCGAGGCCCTGGTCACCTACTTCACCACCCTCCCCAAGGGCCCCGCCTTCGGCAACGGCCGCACCGCCCGCCAGACCTTCGAGGCCATGGTCGAGCGGCACGCGAGCCGCGTCGCCCAGATCCCCGACCCGACCACCGACGATCTGACCCTGCTGTATCCGGAGGACCTGCCGGAACAGCCCTGA